CTTTGACCCCTCAAATAGACATCATTTCTTGGCCTTGATATAGTTATCTGGCCCTTATGTTGATCATTACATCAGTGTAACTTCTCAGACAAAATGATTTAAGGTTTGTTCACAAACTAATGACGATACTACTGATACATCTACAGTATACACAAGCAGGATTAAATGTTATCTGAATTGGTTTTAGGTTGGGGACCACGACTATGGCAGGCTGTAGCTACAAGCCTTAGATGCTCTAGACTTGCACAAAAAGGAACCATTAGTTCAAACGGCTACCGGTCACCACAAGTGGTTCTACTCCTGGGTGAGAGTGGATGGGTAGAACATGTTGACAACGGCATCAGGTAATTATGGCCGAAAGCATTGGTAATAAAGTGCCTTGGACCAGTTCTTTCTCATATTTAAGTTATAGGTCCCAATACCTATTTAGTGCTTTTCaattatgtcatggcgcggtgtCCATCGTCCGTCCGACAGATAAATTTGGTTTTCAGATAATATCTTGAGAACAAATGgatggattttgatcaaacttcacacaattgtagcatatgagaaaatacagcttggcaTTTAATTTGGggttaaaaggtcaactacaatgGTAACTgatactaaaaatagattgtttcataAACTGTATACATAGTTTCGGGCCGATAActtgaaaaagaaataacatataaaaggaatttgttcaaacttcatacaatgatagcataattaagcaataataataaatttcattAGATTAGAAATGATggcaggggacgtgtgttgcttgTTACATTTTAAGTGATGGTTCCttgacaataaatatataaatttacgATGTTGTTTTACAGGTACACCTATGacctgacaaaatgtatgttCAGTGCTGGTAACATCACAGAGAAAATGAGGGTAGCAGGATTTAACTGTGCCGGAGAAACTGTGGTTGACCTTTATGCAGGTAGTGTACATATAAACCTTAGAGACCCTAGGTTATCATCTGTCTGTGTTTCTCAATATCACTTACCTAGAATTATCCTGtggaaaaaaacatttcataatttaGGAAGACTTGGTGAGCGCTGACTAGCCAACATTTCTCATGAGGGTTAATTGCCGCATGTTCGATTATTTCCTTCCATACATATAAAAAAGGGTTAAATTTCAGTTGTTTTGAAGAACTTTTACTACCCATGTCACAATCCTAAAGCATCAAAATTGATGTGGTCGgctacattgtatacattgcTTACAGATCAGTATCTCAATAGCAGGCAATTTGATCTTGAATACTTACTTGACAAGGTTTGCATAGTAGGTAATATATATAGCTGTGCAAATATCCGACCTGGACGTCATAAAGTGACGTCAGAATGCCAATGTTACGAGTACTGGATACAAGAAAAATACTACATATTCtgtttaaataaagatatttgttgaaatttatatttctttaacaATTGCAggaatattttaacatttatgtgatatttttttcctgaattTATAACGACATTGCCTTTTTAGCTAATCTGCCCAAAAGGCAAGTGAGGTTTTGCTGTGGTGCTGCGTCCATCGTCCATCGGTCGTCAACTTTtgcatttaaacaacttcttcaaAAGTTGGAGACCTAATGTATTGaaatgctgagatgaagggcttcaaagtttgttcaaatgaatgaccttgactttcattcaaggtcactggggtcaaatatgctcaatagatttaaaaaacttcttaataaccaagattCCTAGAGACCTtttatattgggcctgtgacttgcttggataaagggctaccaaatttgttcaaatgaaggtcATAGGAGTCAACTACGGTAAAAAtgttaaacgacttcttcttaataaccaagaggcctacaGATCTAATATTGGACCTGtaacatgttgggatgaagggctaccaaatttgttcaaatgaatgactcattcaaggtcacatataCAGGAGTCAAATAAGCTATAATCTTTAAAGAACCTCTTATCAAGGACCAAGAGGCCTAGACACCTGATAATACCTGGGTAATACATAGAAATTATTATTGGCCTTTTATGTCTGAAGTATGCACCATGATTACAGAAAGCAGGTGAGCGGTTTAGGCCCATTGGGACCTTGTCAGTGACACTTGATGGCCATGTAttcattttttctgaaatgCCACTGTggacagttttattttttattttcttcaaaGGGATTGGTTACTTCACATTGCCATATTTGGTCCATGCCAAAGCTGCACATGTTCATGCGTGTGAGTGGAATCCGGATGCTGTCGAAGCCTTACAGAAATCTCTGGTACTGAATCGTGTGTGTGATAAATGTACAGTGTACCAGGGAGACAACAGGGAGGTCAGTGTTCTTAATATTGTCATCAATAGGACTCATTCACATACCATAAGATACCCGATAAggtttgtgcaggactattgtCTCTAtaggtgatggaatgacgtcaaaatatgacatccCGTGCTAACGTCAATTCAGCAGGAAGATTAAAAAGAATAATGTTTCATCACCACTGGATACACtagtcccacacaaacgttatcaggtagcatgtggtacatgaattagtcacAATACTGATCACTTTAATAATCTAGACTCTTCTCTCCCTTGGCTTGACAGAAACATTCAACCCAGTTGATGGATTTTAGAACTGCAACACTGCCAGTGAGATGGTAATTTTGAGATAAATAATAtaagacaaagtctcaagtgatcTATTTGTTTTGTCCATCGTCGAGTGTTATCTTTCTTATGTTGTGCATTGTGTCTTAgtatacaatttacatttttttaacttcttcaaaactgctgaagcaaattGAAATTTCTATGGTATAAGccaaatcaaaattgtgaattaaatggtccccacccccagggactttgtgggaggggccaaaaagtggtcaaaaatcaaaatggaaaaaaaatttagttgtattctgattttttttttaaatactgtaCCGGGTAACCCATATATACACTTGATTACACATCAGTTATTGCCCAAATGATAAGGATTCTTAATGCTCTGTCAGCAGTGGAGTATCTATAAAGCACCATATTTTCCAGTTTATAATTAAGCTGTGAAATTTTTTATCTAGGAACTGGGCATGAGTACTCTGTTTGTTACATGCAGACAAACACAAAAATCGAACAATGGTTTGAAAATAAAGAACTTGCTAGTAAAACAGCAGGGCGATGGGCATTACAATGTGTTTTGTTGACTAAAAACTAACATGAATTAGACAATTGTctgcttaaaggcccactacctttccaaaacctctttttatttttaaaatgggaatgtaaaacaagatagATAATTTTGTTGAGTCactaaagttattaactttaacttttaatgCTGCACGTATCATTATCTTCTGagcaatttgattgaaataaataaaatgaaaatattcataacgcgggtcgtgtTTCCCACTGTCGTCCTAAATTCAGCGCAGTAGTTGACTTGACAATCCCTGCGCCAGACGGCTAAACAGCGAagtgttatcatatattacggaGGAAATCCTGTACGTTTGGTGTTGTTAGCTCATCTTAgaccatcggtatatattttctgatgttatcaatgttttaaagaaacctttatgttttactcctgaaaggtagtgggcctttaataaaaAGTTTCAAGAATATCACTTGCGTTAAAATTATCAAAGAATTTGTTTTTGTAACAGACTTGTCCTAAGAACATTGCTGATAGAGTAAACCTGGGATTGATTCCGTCCTCCGAGGAGGGATGGCCAGTGGCGTGTAGAGCTCTCAAGTCTTCTGGAGGCTTTCTTCACATCCATAGTAATGTTACTTCAAAGCATTCCAACAACCCAGACTGTAGTGGTAACCAGGGAGATTCCATAGTCAAGTCTGACtcttcaaaatgttttaaaggtAAAAATAAAGAATACTTTGGTAATTTTGGAGATACAGACAGCAAGGCTGTTTCTTTAACAAGCTTGGAATTCAGCAATAACCATGTGAAGTCTGATTCATCTGAGTGTTTGAATTCCAGTGGTAATCTTGGAGGTATTTCAGACATGTCTGACtctttgaaatgtttgaatACTGATGGTATAACACATGAAAAACTTGATGTCTTTGACAGCAGCATCAAAGATTCTTCAGACAAAAAGTGAGGAAGCAATGTATCATAGGAATGTATGTGATAATGAAACTATGCTGAGTAACGATGTCGGTAATATTCTTTCTAATGAAAATGCTTGCACAAATCAAGACAACACCAAAGAAATTATCTTACATTCTGAAAACTTCTGTGAAGATCTTGCATCTTTGAAAAGAACATGTTCACGCAATATCAAAAACAACCAATTTTCTGCCAATGAAATCAGTAGAAGAGACTGGAGATTCTGGGCTGAGGATGTAGCCCAGAAAATATCACGCTTGTGTACAGAGGTTCGCGATGACAAATATTTATGGACTGTTGACATCCAACATATAGAACATGTCAAGTCCTATGCTCCACATATAAATCACCTGGTACTCGACCTCGAATGTCGACCAACAAAAtgtgaataaaaacaaaaaaagaaaattaagtgttttatttttttattttgaggTGTTAGGTAGCATTCTGCATTTCTAGTCTTaataaatttaatgattttatcctgcaactgtcccacaggCTGACCAATAACTACAATGCTTTATTCATCAATATGATCatgtgaatttgttccacatcgGACAGACTTTATCTTAGTTGACCCTGAACTTAAACATTCCAGTGAATAAAACATCATTCAGTCTCGCCAAATGT
The DNA window shown above is from Argopecten irradians isolate NY chromosome 8, Ai_NY, whole genome shotgun sequence and carries:
- the LOC138330405 gene encoding tRNA wybutosine-synthesizing protein 2 homolog, translated to MAALMNSETSNKGKNENVAIINARDAQKVRKIFQENKIFDNSRRLKKISEGRIAIPLKDSIDLDPVIEHLCKIGITIETDILKLPLSKTALSRTPYDVMVGTICGLMGDISTLVKDIPTHWERHGDLVVFPVNTFTHPTWQSWGPRLWQAVATSLRCSRLAQKGTISSNGYRSPQVVLLLGESGWVEHVDNGIRYTYDLTKCMFSAGNITEKMRVAGFNCAGETVVDLYAGIGYFTLPYLVHAKAAHVHACEWNPDAVEALQKSLVLNRVCDKCTVYQGDNRETCPKNIADRVNLGLIPSSEEGWPVACRALKSSGGFLHIHSNVTSKHSNNPDCSGNQGDSIVKSDSSKCFKGKNKEYFGNFGDTDSKAVSLTSLEFSNNHVKSDSSECLNSSGNLGGISDIEEAMYHRNVCDNETMLSNDVGNILSNENACTNQDNTKEIILHSENFCEDLASLKRTCSRNIKNNQFSANEISRRDWRFWAEDVAQKISRLCTEVRDDKYLWTVDIQHIEHVKSYAPHINHLVLDLECRPTKCE